A part of Gossypium hirsutum isolate 1008001.06 chromosome A07, Gossypium_hirsutum_v2.1, whole genome shotgun sequence genomic DNA contains:
- the LOC107955451 gene encoding cytochrome P450 94A1, which produces MMFTQLFTSLLLLALPFLILTIIRRTSKSQKSASSPPNIPKSYPIIGSYFAIKSNRENRVQWTTEILQSSPSATFTLHNLFGSRQIFTANPANVQHMLKTHFLNYHKGPFSRDVLFDFLGHGIFNVDSESWKFQRQVSSHEFNTKSLRKFVQTVVDTELHDRLIPMLFDAVVDKSVLDLQDILQRFAFDNVCKIAFGFDPACLLPSLPSAQFAEAFEDATDISSRRFRAFLSIAWKIKRFFNVGSEKRFHTAVTQVRDFARKIVREKKQELADNSSLESIDLLSRFLTSGHTDENFATDIVISFILAGRDTTSAALTWFFWLLHKNPEVEKEILKEIKGKSGMPVFEEVKDMVYTHAALCECMRLYPPVPLDSKTAVDDDILPDGTVVKKGTAVTYHPYAMGRMEKIWGSDWAEFKPERWLQRDEAGKWSFAGRDPYTYPVFQAGPRVCLGKEMAFLQMKRVVSGVLRQFKVVPAVADGFEPSLVVYLTSKMKGGFPVRMEEREDLG; this is translated from the coding sequence ATGATGTTTACTCAGCTGTTTACTTCCTTGTTGCTTTTAGCTCTTCCGTTTTTAATCTTAACCATCATCAGAAGAACGTCGAAATCCCAGAAATCAGCCTCATCTCCTCCAAATATCCCCAAATCTTACCCAATAATCGGTTCCTATTTTGCTATCAAATCCAATCGAGAAAACCGTGTGCAATGGACTACCGAAATCCTCCAGAGTTCGCCCTCTGCAACTTTCACCCTCCACAACTTATTTGGTAGCCGCCAGATTTTCACTGCCAACCCCGCCAATGTCCAGCACATGCTCAAGACCCATTTCTTAAACTACCATAAGGGCCCTTTCTCCAGGGACGTTCTCTTCGATTTTCTCGGCCACGGCATCTTCAACGTCGATAGCGAGTCTTGGAAGTTCCAGAGACAAGTTTCTAGCCACGAGTTCAACACCAAGTCGCTTCGTAAATTCGTGCAAACCGTGGTTGATACCGAGCTTCACGACCGTTTGATTCCGATGTTATTTGATGCTGTTGTCGATAAGTCCGTGCTTGACTTGCAAGATATTCTTCAGAGATTCGCTTTTGACAACGTTTGTAAGATCGCTTTTGGGTTTGACCCTGCCTGTCTTTTGCCTTCTTTACCGTCGGCGCAGTTTGCTGAAGCGTTTGAAGATGCTACTGATATAAGTAGCAGAAGGTTTCGTGCTTTTCTTAGCATAGCTTGGAAAATCAAGCGATTTTTCAATGTGGGATCGGAGAAAAGATTCCATACTGCGGTCACTCAAGTCCGTGATTTCGCGAGGAAGATTGTAAGGGAAAAGAAACAGGAGCTGGCTGATAATTCGTCTTTGGAATCTATTGATCTGTTGTCGAGGTTCTTGACCTCAGGCCATACGGACGAGAATTTCGCGACGGATATTGTCATCAGCTTCATACTTGCCGGCCGTGACACAACATCGGCTGCTTTGACGTGGTTTTTCTGGTTATTACACAAGAACCCTGAAGTTGAAAAGGAGATTCTCAAAGAAATCAAAGGGAAATCCGGTATGCCGGTGTTTGAGGAAGTTAAAGACATGGTTTACACACACGCTGCTCTTTGCGAGTGCATGAGACTGTACCCTCCAGTCCCATTGGACAGCAAAACGGCGGTGGACGACGATATTTTACCGGACGGGACAGTTGTGAAGAAAGGAACGGCGGTGACGTATCATCCTTACGCGATGGGGAGGATGGAGAAGATATGGGGATCGGATTGGGCAGAGTTCAAGCCAGAAAGATGGTTGCAGAGAGATGAGGCGGGGAAATGGAGCTTTGCGGGGAGAGATCCATATACTTACCCAGTGTTCCAGGCGGGACCCAGGGTTTGTTTGGGGAAGGAGATGGCGTTCTTGCAGATGAAAAGGGTGGTGAGTGGTGTTCTAAGGCAGTTCAAGGTGGTGCCGGCAGTGGCGGATGGGTTTGAGCCTTCGttagttgtttatctaacatcgaAGATGAAAGGTGGGTTCCCAGTCAGGATGGAGGAAAGAGAAGATCTCGGTTGA